The proteins below are encoded in one region of Solenopsis invicta isolate M01_SB chromosome 8, UNIL_Sinv_3.0, whole genome shotgun sequence:
- the LOC105208012 gene encoding uncharacterized protein LOC105208012 isoform X1: MLKNEICGYMLLLYSVADKPLELWSKHISHGGKVRRMRDDQLHGDRIIEITEPHNNTISTSITIPAKMLDVLNIKLPILVLIIKNLNLRFKLVVQIVDKKQYRRRFVFMTHNVEKLPNINANVACIPLRLEESWNFLEINLQTLCHEAYGTDYEALQRIMIYPNCHLRRVYLQDRHYNDDEIPPDKMRQAFLDMYMLKRGINFIENACQTEECYTGSLKQIDSNCSAKDNSISAPSRKMDLHKTVGCTEKLKNSNHCMDLNLHNSSILKRNHMSMDALNNAIKPRNQNVFTRRSEWFTKSLINDPVVENKSEKNSSEVTKNEERFAVKTYKTGNSLLNIKINNTSRPISSIELEKIAKSQFLKTHVNEILFEDDKLAKCSQEIQNAGDTHINLKNYTLNCISNTNNVQIGKNNSTGAKFKTSAVSYPSTFSLSENIKPDKISNNVSNTLSDAYVISKYKYIKESEKNITNRLKSLVNIEENTEDIFKRI; encoded by the exons ATGTTAAAGAACGAGATCTGTGGGTACATGTTACTGCTGTACAGCGTCGCGGATAAGCCGTTAGAGCTATGGTCGAAACACATTTCCCACGGTGGCAAGGTTCGCAGGATGAGGGACGACCAATTGCACGGGGATAGAATAATTGAGATCACTGAACCACACAACAACACGATCTCCACGAGCATAACTATCCCTGCTAAAATGCTAGACGTTTTGAACATAAAGCTTCCCATTCTCGTGTTAATCATAAAGAATTTGAATTTGCGGTTCAAGCTGGTAGTACAA ATAGTAGACAAGAAACAATATCGGAGAAGATTCGTATTCATGACCCACAATGTTGAAAAATTGCCAAACATCAACGCGAATGTGGCCTGTATTCCGCTGAGATTGGAGGAATCTTGGAATTTCCTGGAGATAAATCTTCAGACTCTCTGCCATGAAGCGTACGGAACAGATTACGAAGCTCTGCAAAGAATAATGATTTATCCGAATTGTCATTTGAGAAGAGTGTATCTGCAAGATCGTCATTACAACGATGACGAGATTCCTCCTGATAAGATGCGCCAGGCTTTCCTCGATATGTACATGTTAAAGCGGGGGATCAATTTCATAGAAAATGCTTGTCAAACAGAAGAATGTTACACAg GATCTTTGAAGCAAATTGATTCGAATTGTTCTGCTAAAGATAATTCTATTAGTGCACCGTCGAGAAAGATGGACTTACATAAAACCGTTGGTTGcacggaaaaattgaaaaactcaAATCATTGCATGGATTTAAATTTGCACAATTCTAGCATATTGAAAAGGAATCACATGTCAATGGACGCTTTAAACAATGCGATAAAACCGCGTAATCAGAATGTttttacaagacgaagtgaatGGTTTACAAAATCTTTGATAAATGATCCAGTTGTAGAAAATAAGTCGGAAAAAAATAGTAGTGAGGTAACAAAAAATGAGGAACGATTTGCagtaaaaacatataaaacagGAAACTCCttgctaaatataaaaattaataatacgtcACGACCGATATCTTCTATCGAATtagaaaaaatcgcaaaaagccaatttttgaaaacacatGTAaacgaaatattatttgaagacGACAAATTAGCAAAGTGTTCACAGGAAATTCAAAATGCAGGGGATACACACATTAACTTGAAAAACTACACATTAAATTGCATTAGCAATACTAATAATGTACAAATAGGAAAAAATAATTCCACCggtgcaaaatttaaaacatcCGCCGTCAGTTATCCATCTACTTTTAGTCTATCTGAAAATATCAAGCctgataaaataagtaataatgtCTCTAACACTCTAAGCGATGCATATGTCATTTCAaagtataaatacataaaagaaagtgaaaaaaatatcacCAATCGTTTAAAATCTCTGGTAAATATCGAGGAAAATACTGAAGATATATTCAAACGCATTTAA
- the LOC105208013 gene encoding zinc finger protein 2 isoform X2, giving the protein MVCATCVKRLEGVHRFAMMAYRTQEKLRSQLYGNIDNTNPVQDDEIQSIKDMQDTAKKTENRGLLHSILTKGAIEILTEDESVGPQESNSQEDKRCTPSMEEMEVKVDPMLFLQCGMEQSSSEASDSSDNEEEITRTHTPEPLPLTNKNTEVEEEDEEKKDEDESKSHEDSGKTTSDTPTKPHECTICARSFISQIGLQNHLWSHLPRERRFDGKPILQSQHVYSTNGVLHTNSDNNSSSNFICPICSKKISTKGNLKVHLETHRPKGKYGCDICGRIFKTQSNLFRHKEYHGGVQFPCNVCGRVYPTNSTLRAHSITHSDLRPHACPLCDKTFKRNQDLKFHINQHTGARPYQCPYCPKAFASSGNCFSHRKRMHPREVHRDRQRAADLMR; this is encoded by the exons ATGGTCTGTGCTACATGCGTCAAAAGACTGGAGGGTGTCCATCGCTTCGCGATGATGGCGTACCGTACCCAAGAAAAGTTGAGATCACAGCTTTATGGTAACATTGACAATACGAATCCTGTACAAGATGACGAGATACAGAGTATTAAAGATATGCAAGATACTGCAAAGAAAACGGAAAACCGAGGGCTTTTACATTCGATATTGACAAAG GGTGCAATAGAAATCTTAACCGAAGATGAATCAGTTGGACCACAGGAATCAAATTCCCAAGAGGACAAACGTTGCACTCCGAGCATGGAAGAAATGGAGGTAAAGGTGGATCCAATGCTATTTTTACAGTGCGGTATGGAACAGTCTTCGTCCGAAGCTTCAGATTCCTCGGATAACGAGGAAGAAATTACAAGGACACATACGCCGGAGCCGTTACCTTTAACGAACAA aaatactGAAGTAGAGGAGGAAGATGAAGAGAAGAAAGATGAAGATGAATCTAAATCGCATGAGGACAGTGGTAAAACTACATCCGATACACCGACAAAGCCACACGAATGTACGATATGTGCCCGATCTTTTATATCGCAAATCGGATTGCAAAATCACTTGTGGTCACATTTACCCAGAGAGAGAAGATTCGACGGAAAGCCTATTTTACAATCCCAACACGTTTATTCTACGAACGGTGTGCTTCATACGAACAGTGATAATAATTCGTCCAGCAACTTTATCTGTCCAATCTGCAGTAAAAAGATTTCTACAAAGGGAAATTTGAAAGTGCATTTAGAGACTCACAGGCCTAAAGGAAAGTACGGCTGCGACATATGTGGAAGAAT TTTCAAAACTCAATCGAATCTCTTCAGACACAAGGAGTATCACGGCGGCGTACAATTTCCGTGTAACGTATGCGGGAGAGTGTATCCAACGAATTCAACGTTACGCGCCCACAGCATAACGCATTCGGACTTGAGACCGCACGCATGCCCGCTCTGTGATAAGACATTCAAGCGAAATCAGGATTTAAAATTCCACATAAATCAGCACACGGGTGCGAGGCCTTATCAGTGTCCTTACTGTCCGAAAGCTTTCGCGAGCTCCGGCAACTGTTTTTCACATCGTAAGAGAATGCATCCACGGGAGGTCCATCGGGATCGACAGAGAGCGGCGGATTTAATGAGATGA
- the LOC105208012 gene encoding uncharacterized protein LOC105208012 isoform X2 has translation MLKNEICGYMLLLYSVADKPLELWSKHISHGGKVRRMRDDQLHGDRIIEITEPHNNTISTSITIPAKMLDVLNIKLPILVLIIKNLNLRFKLIVDKKQYRRRFVFMTHNVEKLPNINANVACIPLRLEESWNFLEINLQTLCHEAYGTDYEALQRIMIYPNCHLRRVYLQDRHYNDDEIPPDKMRQAFLDMYMLKRGINFIENACQTEECYTGSLKQIDSNCSAKDNSISAPSRKMDLHKTVGCTEKLKNSNHCMDLNLHNSSILKRNHMSMDALNNAIKPRNQNVFTRRSEWFTKSLINDPVVENKSEKNSSEVTKNEERFAVKTYKTGNSLLNIKINNTSRPISSIELEKIAKSQFLKTHVNEILFEDDKLAKCSQEIQNAGDTHINLKNYTLNCISNTNNVQIGKNNSTGAKFKTSAVSYPSTFSLSENIKPDKISNNVSNTLSDAYVISKYKYIKESEKNITNRLKSLVNIEENTEDIFKRI, from the exons ATGTTAAAGAACGAGATCTGTGGGTACATGTTACTGCTGTACAGCGTCGCGGATAAGCCGTTAGAGCTATGGTCGAAACACATTTCCCACGGTGGCAAGGTTCGCAGGATGAGGGACGACCAATTGCACGGGGATAGAATAATTGAGATCACTGAACCACACAACAACACGATCTCCACGAGCATAACTATCCCTGCTAAAATGCTAGACGTTTTGAACATAAAGCTTCCCATTCTCGTGTTAATCATAAAGAATTTGAATTTGCGGTTCAAGCTG ATAGTAGACAAGAAACAATATCGGAGAAGATTCGTATTCATGACCCACAATGTTGAAAAATTGCCAAACATCAACGCGAATGTGGCCTGTATTCCGCTGAGATTGGAGGAATCTTGGAATTTCCTGGAGATAAATCTTCAGACTCTCTGCCATGAAGCGTACGGAACAGATTACGAAGCTCTGCAAAGAATAATGATTTATCCGAATTGTCATTTGAGAAGAGTGTATCTGCAAGATCGTCATTACAACGATGACGAGATTCCTCCTGATAAGATGCGCCAGGCTTTCCTCGATATGTACATGTTAAAGCGGGGGATCAATTTCATAGAAAATGCTTGTCAAACAGAAGAATGTTACACAg GATCTTTGAAGCAAATTGATTCGAATTGTTCTGCTAAAGATAATTCTATTAGTGCACCGTCGAGAAAGATGGACTTACATAAAACCGTTGGTTGcacggaaaaattgaaaaactcaAATCATTGCATGGATTTAAATTTGCACAATTCTAGCATATTGAAAAGGAATCACATGTCAATGGACGCTTTAAACAATGCGATAAAACCGCGTAATCAGAATGTttttacaagacgaagtgaatGGTTTACAAAATCTTTGATAAATGATCCAGTTGTAGAAAATAAGTCGGAAAAAAATAGTAGTGAGGTAACAAAAAATGAGGAACGATTTGCagtaaaaacatataaaacagGAAACTCCttgctaaatataaaaattaataatacgtcACGACCGATATCTTCTATCGAATtagaaaaaatcgcaaaaagccaatttttgaaaacacatGTAaacgaaatattatttgaagacGACAAATTAGCAAAGTGTTCACAGGAAATTCAAAATGCAGGGGATACACACATTAACTTGAAAAACTACACATTAAATTGCATTAGCAATACTAATAATGTACAAATAGGAAAAAATAATTCCACCggtgcaaaatttaaaacatcCGCCGTCAGTTATCCATCTACTTTTAGTCTATCTGAAAATATCAAGCctgataaaataagtaataatgtCTCTAACACTCTAAGCGATGCATATGTCATTTCAaagtataaatacataaaagaaagtgaaaaaaatatcacCAATCGTTTAAAATCTCTGGTAAATATCGAGGAAAATACTGAAGATATATTCAAACGCATTTAA
- the LOC105208013 gene encoding zinc finger protein 177 isoform X1, which produces MGTATRDLEQQRRDRQAADRSAAAQCRICAADIATDDDGMHIFAEEGRRHYLQTKIRKYLHILVSSEDKFSKMVCATCVKRLEGVHRFAMMAYRTQEKLRSQLYGNIDNTNPVQDDEIQSIKDMQDTAKKTENRGLLHSILTKGAIEILTEDESVGPQESNSQEDKRCTPSMEEMEVKVDPMLFLQCGMEQSSSEASDSSDNEEEITRTHTPEPLPLTNKNTEVEEEDEEKKDEDESKSHEDSGKTTSDTPTKPHECTICARSFISQIGLQNHLWSHLPRERRFDGKPILQSQHVYSTNGVLHTNSDNNSSSNFICPICSKKISTKGNLKVHLETHRPKGKYGCDICGRIFKTQSNLFRHKEYHGGVQFPCNVCGRVYPTNSTLRAHSITHSDLRPHACPLCDKTFKRNQDLKFHINQHTGARPYQCPYCPKAFASSGNCFSHRKRMHPREVHRDRQRAADLMR; this is translated from the exons ATGGGCACGGCGACACGCGATCTCGAGCAGCAGCGGCGCGATCGGCAAGCGGCGGATCGCTCCGCCGCGGCGCAGTGCCGGATCTGTGCGGCCGACATCGCCACCGACGACGATGGGATGCACATTTTCGCCGAGGAAGGTCGGCGTCATTACCTGCAGACCAAAATACGAAAATATCTGCATATCCTG GTATCGTCGGAGGACAAATTTTCCAAAATGGTCTGTGCTACATGCGTCAAAAGACTGGAGGGTGTCCATCGCTTCGCGATGATGGCGTACCGTACCCAAGAAAAGTTGAGATCACAGCTTTATGGTAACATTGACAATACGAATCCTGTACAAGATGACGAGATACAGAGTATTAAAGATATGCAAGATACTGCAAAGAAAACGGAAAACCGAGGGCTTTTACATTCGATATTGACAAAG GGTGCAATAGAAATCTTAACCGAAGATGAATCAGTTGGACCACAGGAATCAAATTCCCAAGAGGACAAACGTTGCACTCCGAGCATGGAAGAAATGGAGGTAAAGGTGGATCCAATGCTATTTTTACAGTGCGGTATGGAACAGTCTTCGTCCGAAGCTTCAGATTCCTCGGATAACGAGGAAGAAATTACAAGGACACATACGCCGGAGCCGTTACCTTTAACGAACAA aaatactGAAGTAGAGGAGGAAGATGAAGAGAAGAAAGATGAAGATGAATCTAAATCGCATGAGGACAGTGGTAAAACTACATCCGATACACCGACAAAGCCACACGAATGTACGATATGTGCCCGATCTTTTATATCGCAAATCGGATTGCAAAATCACTTGTGGTCACATTTACCCAGAGAGAGAAGATTCGACGGAAAGCCTATTTTACAATCCCAACACGTTTATTCTACGAACGGTGTGCTTCATACGAACAGTGATAATAATTCGTCCAGCAACTTTATCTGTCCAATCTGCAGTAAAAAGATTTCTACAAAGGGAAATTTGAAAGTGCATTTAGAGACTCACAGGCCTAAAGGAAAGTACGGCTGCGACATATGTGGAAGAAT TTTCAAAACTCAATCGAATCTCTTCAGACACAAGGAGTATCACGGCGGCGTACAATTTCCGTGTAACGTATGCGGGAGAGTGTATCCAACGAATTCAACGTTACGCGCCCACAGCATAACGCATTCGGACTTGAGACCGCACGCATGCCCGCTCTGTGATAAGACATTCAAGCGAAATCAGGATTTAAAATTCCACATAAATCAGCACACGGGTGCGAGGCCTTATCAGTGTCCTTACTGTCCGAAAGCTTTCGCGAGCTCCGGCAACTGTTTTTCACATCGTAAGAGAATGCATCCACGGGAGGTCCATCGGGATCGACAGAGAGCGGCGGATTTAATGAGATGA